In a single window of the Anabas testudineus chromosome 19, fAnaTes1.2, whole genome shotgun sequence genome:
- the LOC113156219 gene encoding microfibril-associated glycoprotein 4-like — MMLRVVLAVLLPVAAHPSPLPIDCSDIYTAGSGMDGVYTIYPAGHTSPVQVYCDMSKDSLDNSAEKWTIIQRRQDGTVNFYRKWDHYKSGFGSAAGEYWLGLETMHLMTQAKNYELRVDMEDFEGQNVFAQYSSFAVGPESEGYTLNLGSFTKGAAGDSLKIHNGQKFTTTDKDQDTHGQNCARLAYGAFWFAACFGVNPNGIYAWGPSPRLAGVLWNSFRGLEYSLKTMIMKIRPVAA, encoded by the exons ATGATG CTCAGAGTCGTGCTCGCAGTGCTGCTGCCAGTAGCAGCACATCCGTCCCCTCTGCCCATAGACTGCAGTGACATCTACACAGCCGGTTCAGGCATGGACGGAGTGTACACCATCTACCCAGCAGGCCACACCTCTCCCGTGCAGGTTTATTGTGACATGAGCAAGGATAGCTTGGACAACTCTGCAGAAAAGTGGACG ATCATTCAGAGGAGACAAGACGGCACAGTAAACTTCTACAGGAAGTGGGACCACTACAAATCTGGATTTGGCAGCGCTGCTGGAGAGTACTGGCTGG GCCTGGAGACAATGCACCTGATGACCCAGGCCAAGAATTATGAGCTGAGGGTGGACATGGAGGACTTCGAGGGCCAGAATGTTTTTGCCCAATACTCTTCCTTTGCTGTTGGTCCAGAATCGGAGGGATATACGCTAAACCTGGGAAGTTTCACCAAAGGAGCAGCAG GAGACTCTCTAAAAATACACAATGGGCAGAAATTCACCACAACTGACAAAGATCAAGACACACATGGTCAGAACTGCGCCAGACTGGCCTATGGAGCATTCTGGTTTGCAGCGTGCTTTGGTGTCAACCCCAATGGGATCTACGCCTGGGGACCTTCACCCCGTTTAGCCGGTGTACTGTGGAACTCTTTTAGAGGGCTCGAGTATTCCCTAAAAACCATGATCATGAAGATCAGACCTGTGGCTGCATAA